In Formosa haliotis, the sequence ATCATTTTTTTAATCTGTGTGTTTAGTCATTGTGTTGTTTGAGTTTTTGTTAATTGTTTTACTTTATTTTATTGTTTTTTGGTATTCCAATCTGGAAACCCAATCTGGATTCCCAATCTGGTTTTCCAATCTGGTTTTCCAAATGTATGTTATTTTTTGTTAATAAAAAGACTTTATTGATATTCTGATAATTTTTTGATTTTAATATTCTCAGAAAATCAAAAATTCGCGTAAACATTAGCAATACGGCAATTTTTTAATATAAAAAAATCTTAAAATGATTTATAAAAACCCGCTCTTTTTTAATATTTTTCATCAATATTTAAGACGATTACCTCAGTAATTAAGGCAAATTCTTCTAAGACTAACTGAAAATTTAAGACATTTTTAACAACGAAAAAGAATATGAATTCAGCAAAAAATTGACATAAAAAACAATAATAATCTAGAAATCTTCTTAAAATTTGAAATACATAAAAACCACTAAATATTATTATTTAATAAAAAGAAGTGCTTTTAAAAGCTAATATTCAGCCCCTGTTTTAGCTATTTTACAAGGACATATTTGTTAAAATAAGGACACACTTTTCTACCTTTAAAATCTGTTATTTTAGCTTTAAAAAATGAATAATATGCCCATACCAAAACAGCGCATTTTAAGAAAAACGGCTACCAACATAAAAGAGCACACCCTTATGTGTGTCTCTTTATTTTAAAATCAATAATTACCTAGCGGTTAGGCAAAAAAAATAGCGAAGAAAAATTTCCTCGCTATTTTTTGTCCTCCAGTATGAAAGAGGTAAAACTCATTGACAATTATTACATATCTCGAACCGCTTTTTCTATATTTTCTATAGTTTCATCAGAGTTCACCCCTAAACCTTCTTGTTGAAATACCAATTCACCAGCTTCATTAAACACACTAATAATATTGGAGTGCGAAAAATCCATAGGTGATATTTCTTTATACTTTACTGCTAGTACAGCAGCAAATTCTCGAGTGTTTTCTTCGGTAGAACGTAAAAAGATCCACGGATCTTCGTCCATAAAGTTTTCTTTAGCAAAGGTCTTTAAGCGTTCAGGCGTATCGGTTTCTGGATCGATACTTACAAAAATCATTTTCACTTTATTCTTGGTGTCTTCTGGTAAACGTTTTTCTATATTGCGCATATCGGCCACCAATCTAGGACAAGCTGCTTTACAAGTGGTGTAAATCATTACCATTACCAAGACGTCCCCCTTCAAATCTTTTAAATGAATAGCCTCTCCATTTTGATTGGTCCACTTTGAAGGTAAATTATAAATGGACATTTCTGAAATTACATCGCTATCTGCTTTCGATTTCACTACTTCTGAGGTTTCTTGTGTAGAATTCTTAGTTTCGTTTTTACATGAAATAAGTCCGAAACAAATCAAACTACATAGTATTATATACCTTTTCATAAATTCATTATTTTTTTCTTTATTCTATCTCTACATCTTTAACACATCTAAATCCCAAATTCTTAATACTATATCGCGCACTTATACTACCACGGAATGCATAACGCATAAATGCGGCGTAATTCATTAAATCTGTTGCACCGATTGCTGCACTTCCACAAAATAAATTAGCATCTTTATCGACATCCTTTCTAGACTCTCCTGTAATTAAAATAGAATTGAAATCTGAAGTCCACTCCCAAACTAAACCATGTAA encodes:
- a CDS encoding SCO family protein; this encodes MKRYIILCSLICFGLISCKNETKNSTQETSEVVKSKADSDVISEMSIYNLPSKWTNQNGEAIHLKDLKGDVLVMVMIYTTCKAACPRLVADMRNIEKRLPEDTKNKVKMIFVSIDPETDTPERLKTFAKENFMDEDPWIFLRSTEENTREFAAVLAVKYKEISPMDFSHSNIISVFNEAGELVFQQEGLGVNSDETIENIEKAVRDM